A genomic segment from Nitratiruptor sp. YY08-10 encodes:
- a CDS encoding HU family DNA-binding protein yields MITKTQLLNEIANELSVEYKGMTKKAIKDIATSILDKISEHLQNGEDIRIIGFASFRVRKKKGERIKVFDFATGQIKEITLKRNIVTARISKKAR; encoded by the coding sequence ATGATAACCAAAACCCAACTACTCAATGAAATAGCAAATGAGCTATCGGTGGAATACAAAGGAATGACCAAAAAGGCTATAAAAGATATAGCGACTTCCATCCTGGACAAAATCAGCGAACACCTGCAAAACGGAGAGGATATACGAATCATAGGTTTTGCAAGCTTTCGTGTGAGAAAAAAGAAAGGCGAGAGAATAAAAGTGTTTGATTTTGCGACGGGGCAAATCAAAGAGATCACTCTCAAGCGAAATATTGTCACCGCAAGAATATCAAAAAAGGCGAGATGA
- a CDS encoding helix-turn-helix domain-containing protein → MECEVYDHCVLRKDCETCPQWYQSYVKKCKEKGVPATQMKRGSFTPMDVTPKGEDMTKKEAAKELGVSVATVTTYLSQGRLKGDGNGNVVDESIEEYKQKRDENLKALKEKNQPKETETFEEAMKKVEQVKPHRKGMKLIDLHTFEEALKAAYQQGRAEALKELESEAITLDDVLNEYIPRVKQGA, encoded by the coding sequence ATGGAGTGCGAAGTATATGATCATTGCGTACTGCGCAAAGATTGCGAAACTTGCCCACAATGGTATCAAAGCTATGTAAAAAAATGCAAAGAAAAAGGCGTTCCAGCAACGCAGATGAAAAGAGGCAGTTTCACACCAATGGATGTAACGCCAAAAGGAGAAGATATGACAAAAAAAGAAGCAGCAAAAGAGCTTGGAGTGAGCGTTGCGACAGTGACTACATATCTGTCACAAGGCAGACTCAAAGGCGATGGCAACGGGAATGTAGTGGATGAGAGTATTGAAGAGTATAAACAAAAAAGAGATGAAAATTTGAAGGCACTCAAAGAAAAGAATCAACCCAAAGAAACAGAAACTTTTGAAGAAGCTATGAAAAAAGTCGAGCAAGTCAAACCACACCGAAAAGGAATGAAACTTATCGATCTCCATACATTTGAAGAGGCACTCAAAGCTGCATACCAGCAAGGAAGAGCGGAAGCTTTGAAAGAGCTAGAAAGTGAAGCGATCACGTTGGATGATGTTTTGAATGAATACATCCCAAGAGTGAAACAAGGAGCATGA
- a CDS encoding DNA-binding transcriptional regulator — MEKENIVKKVCKELGITQKELAEKIGAAEATVRNWSAGKEVPKWAIKSMELLLENQKYKNLVSAIKNLQNALKEI; from the coding sequence ATGGAAAAAGAAAACATCGTTAAAAAAGTCTGCAAAGAACTTGGAATTACACAAAAAGAGCTGGCGGAAAAAATAGGCGCTGCCGAAGCAACTGTAAGAAACTGGAGCGCAGGCAAAGAAGTGCCCAAATGGGCAATTAAATCTATGGAACTACTCCTAGAAAACCAAAAATATAAAAATCTTGTATCAGCTATAAAAAATCTTCAAAACGCTCTCAAAGAGATATAA
- a CDS encoding antA/AntB antirepressor family protein: MTIPTSTLQAVLPIQDVLFAGETERAVNARDLWQALEIKKDYSSWIKKQIESLDLEEKVDYISFTQKVEREIGATIRKEYMLTLDAAKHIAMASKTPQGKKVRQYFIEVEKRARQVSQTPQSPMEILENFFKVAKEHDNRIAKLEQTKRLEHWQEKRLKDAVDDKVLSLCDGDLSKRKVIYPKVWRLVKDRFNVPRYGEIPAVEFEEALKFVQKIRAIDLIEGVAS, encoded by the coding sequence ATGACTATTCCTACATCTACACTTCAAGCAGTCTTACCAATTCAAGATGTGCTTTTTGCAGGTGAAACAGAAAGAGCGGTTAATGCAAGGGATTTGTGGCAAGCATTAGAAATAAAGAAAGATTACTCATCTTGGATTAAAAAACAGATAGAAAGTCTTGATTTAGAAGAAAAAGTAGACTATATCTCATTCACCCAAAAAGTGGAACGAGAAATAGGCGCTACAATTCGCAAAGAATACATGCTTACACTTGACGCAGCCAAACATATAGCAATGGCTTCAAAAACACCTCAAGGCAAAAAAGTGCGCCAATACTTTATCGAGGTAGAAAAAAGAGCAAGACAAGTTAGCCAGACTCCACAATCACCTATGGAGATACTTGAAAACTTTTTTAAAGTTGCAAAAGAGCACGATAACCGCATAGCAAAATTAGAACAGACAAAACGCCTTGAACATTGGCAAGAGAAAAGGCTCAAAGATGCAGTTGATGATAAGGTCTTATCGCTTTGTGACGGGGATCTGAGTAAGCGGAAAGTCATCTATCCCAAAGTGTGGAGACTTGTCAAAGATAGATTCAATGTCCCAAGATATGGAGAAATTCCAGCGGTAGAGTTTGAGGAGGCTCTGAAGTTTGTGCAGAAAATCAGAGCCATAGACCTCATAGAAGGAGTCGCCTCATGA
- a CDS encoding helix-turn-helix domain-containing protein — translation MSYAKNRMKIELNDIYLTIEEAADYIRVHPDSIYKLINDGTFILNKHYYRPKGLKIIRIKKSALDDFMMNAESEAEKLAGELLKNVC, via the coding sequence ATGTCCTATGCAAAAAACAGAATGAAAATAGAACTCAATGATATCTACTTAACAATAGAGGAAGCAGCAGACTATATAAGAGTGCATCCAGATAGTATTTACAAGTTGATAAACGATGGTACTTTTATACTAAATAAGCACTATTACCGCCCAAAAGGGCTAAAAATTATCCGCATCAAAAAAAGCGCCCTTGATGATTTTATGATGAACGCCGAAAGCGAAGCCGAGAAACTTGCTGGGGAGCTGTTGAAAAATGTGTGCTAA
- a CDS encoding BglII/BstYI family type II restriction endonuclease has product MGIDLLPSFILQNYEIHEWRHACAILKQDYPSEWKDVIEMLMQFRLYRHDIITPGGRKSPIANFFDQFLYERGWVEKRFDTAIVVDEKRYNSPTHKVDCFKNSIALEIEWNNKDPFFDRDLNNFRLLFELRVVSVGIIITRSDSLQSIFDKLGKGKSYGASTTHMSKLIPRIEGGGGGGCPILVFGITDKLYIES; this is encoded by the coding sequence ATGGGGATTGATCTACTGCCATCTTTTATTCTTCAAAATTATGAAATACACGAATGGCGCCACGCTTGTGCCATCCTCAAACAAGACTATCCAAGTGAATGGAAAGATGTTATAGAGATGCTTATGCAATTTAGACTCTATAGGCACGATATTATTACACCTGGTGGTAGAAAGTCTCCAATAGCAAATTTTTTCGATCAATTTTTGTATGAACGTGGGTGGGTTGAAAAAAGGTTTGATACTGCAATAGTAGTAGATGAGAAGCGTTATAATTCACCAACTCATAAAGTTGATTGTTTTAAAAACTCAATAGCTCTTGAAATTGAATGGAACAACAAGGATCCTTTTTTCGACCGAGATTTAAACAATTTTAGGCTTTTGTTTGAATTGCGGGTTGTCAGCGTAGGTATTATAATTACACGATCAGACTCACTGCAATCTATTTTTGACAAACTTGGAAAAGGAAAATCGTACGGAGCCTCAACAACACACATGAGCAAACTTATTCCAAGAATAGAAGGTGGTGGCGGGGGAGGATGTCCAATTCTCGTTTTTGGGATTACAGATAAATTGTATATAGAAAGTTAA
- a CDS encoding MT-A70 family methyltransferase — MDVVQDFLKSIGDKRFYTILADPPWQFKNRTGKMAPEHKRLMRYPTLSLDEIKSIPVNEVAQETAHLYLWVPNALLPHGLEVMEAWGFTYKTNIVWYKVRKDGGPDRRGVGFYFRNVTELLLFGVRGKNARTLQPGRSQENIIVARKREHSRKPDEQYSIIESCSPGPYLEMFARGKRDGWFVWGNQADDYEPTWSTYKYNSKNIISVT; from the coding sequence ATGGATGTCGTTCAGGATTTTTTGAAATCAATAGGTGACAAAAGATTTTACACCATATTAGCAGACCCACCTTGGCAATTTAAAAATAGAACCGGTAAAATGGCGCCAGAGCATAAAAGATTAATGCGCTACCCCACTTTGTCACTTGATGAAATCAAATCTATTCCAGTCAATGAGGTTGCTCAAGAAACAGCACATCTATATTTATGGGTTCCAAATGCACTTCTGCCACATGGGCTTGAAGTGATGGAGGCATGGGGTTTTACATATAAAACCAACATTGTATGGTACAAAGTCAGAAAAGATGGAGGACCAGACAGAAGAGGTGTTGGTTTCTATTTTAGAAATGTAACCGAATTATTGCTTTTTGGCGTAAGGGGGAAAAATGCTCGCACGCTTCAACCTGGACGATCACAAGAAAATATTATTGTGGCGCGAAAACGTGAACACTCACGAAAGCCAGATGAACAATACTCTATAATTGAGTCTTGCAGCCCTGGTCCCTACTTGGAGATGTTTGCGAGGGGCAAACGCGACGGATGGTTTGTATGGGGAAACCAAGCAGATGATTATGAACCTACTTGGAGTACTTACAAATATAATTCAAAAAATATCATATCAGTAACTTAA